The Pseudarthrobacter sulfonivorans genome includes a window with the following:
- a CDS encoding NAD(P)/FAD-dependent oxidoreductase — MQSEQGSRTVSLAGNSTFKPQGRRIAVVGSGAAGLTAAYVLNRHDNVTLFEADSRLGGHAHTHNVAQPDGSVLGIDTGFIVHNERTYPTLLRLFAELGVETQDSEMSMSVRCDGCGLEYAGARGGGRGIIARPSSLLRGRYLLMLLEVMRFYRRARALIESAPASDAGPGAGGAELTLGDFLAKERFSRYFISHFMTPVVSAVWSCDPTTALSYPARYLFTFLGHHGMLGVKGSPQWQTVTGGSGKYVEKLAATLPDIRLSSPVTAIRRHALGVEVDTDHGVEDFEAVVIATHPAQALGFLADATPAEKEALGQMPYSVNHTVFHRDPAVLPAADNARASWNYRLPDCEARPDKVLVSYDLTRLQRLEPADGLPYLVSLGESELIAEDRVLEHLVYEHPQYTPESLRAQQRIAALSDDRIAYAGAYLGWGFHEDGALAGVRAAASLGRTWNTPATQAPEPELLSASEGA, encoded by the coding sequence ATGCAGTCCGAGCAGGGGAGCAGAACAGTGTCTTTGGCAGGGAACTCGACCTTCAAGCCGCAGGGACGGCGCATCGCGGTCGTGGGCAGCGGAGCGGCCGGCCTGACGGCCGCGTATGTCCTGAACCGGCACGACAACGTCACCCTTTTCGAGGCGGACAGCAGGCTGGGCGGCCACGCCCACACCCACAATGTCGCGCAGCCGGATGGATCCGTCCTCGGCATCGACACCGGCTTCATCGTCCACAACGAGCGGACCTATCCCACCCTGCTGCGGCTGTTCGCCGAGCTGGGCGTGGAGACGCAGGACTCCGAAATGAGTATGTCCGTCCGCTGTGATGGCTGCGGCCTGGAGTACGCCGGGGCCCGTGGGGGCGGTCGCGGCATCATCGCCCGCCCGTCCAGCCTGCTGCGCGGACGCTACCTTCTGATGCTGCTGGAGGTCATGCGCTTCTACCGCAGGGCCCGCGCTCTGATTGAGTCAGCTCCAGCGTCCGACGCCGGCCCTGGTGCGGGCGGCGCGGAGCTGACCCTCGGTGACTTCCTGGCAAAGGAACGCTTCAGCAGGTACTTCATCTCCCATTTCATGACGCCGGTGGTCAGCGCGGTGTGGTCGTGCGATCCCACCACGGCGCTGTCCTATCCGGCGCGCTACCTCTTCACGTTTCTGGGCCACCACGGCATGCTGGGCGTCAAGGGTTCGCCGCAGTGGCAGACGGTCACCGGCGGTTCGGGAAAGTACGTGGAGAAACTCGCCGCCACGCTCCCGGACATCAGGCTTAGCAGTCCGGTCACCGCTATCCGGCGCCACGCCCTCGGCGTGGAAGTGGACACCGATCACGGAGTGGAGGATTTCGAGGCCGTGGTCATTGCCACGCACCCGGCCCAGGCCCTGGGCTTCCTCGCGGACGCCACGCCGGCCGAAAAGGAAGCCCTGGGGCAGATGCCGTACTCCGTCAACCACACCGTTTTCCACCGGGACCCGGCCGTCCTGCCCGCCGCGGACAATGCCAGGGCGTCCTGGAACTACCGTCTCCCGGACTGCGAAGCCCGCCCGGACAAGGTCCTGGTCAGCTACGACCTCACCCGGCTGCAGCGCCTGGAGCCTGCCGATGGCCTGCCGTACTTGGTGAGCCTGGGGGAGTCCGAGCTCATCGCGGAGGACCGGGTGCTGGAACATTTGGTCTACGAACACCCCCAGTACACTCCCGAATCTTTGCGGGCACAGCAGCGCATTGCGGCCCTGAGTGACGACCGCATCGCCTACGCCGGCGCCTACCTGGGCTGGGGGTTCCACGAGGACGGCGCCCTGGCCGGTGTCCGTGCCGCCGCGAGCCTGGGACGAACTTGGAATACGCCCGCTACTCAGGCACCCGAGCCCGAACTGCTCTCTGCCTCGGAGGGCGCATGA
- a CDS encoding DUF1365 domain-containing protein, with translation MSSTAAIYRTSISHVRQTPLKNAFTYRSYSWFVDVDRLPVLPRLMRPLAVFRAADHLGDPDATIRSNVERFLRTRGIEPDGGAIRMLTSARVFGHVFNPLTLFWCYRMSGELQCVIAEVHNTYGERHCYLLETDPSGRASVPKAFYVSPFNDVDGQYRMKLPAPEQRLSVSIVLEREGQRPFAATMDGDRRPATVRNILAAAVAVPAAPLLVSALIRVQGIKLWARRLPVIKKPHHPSQEAVQ, from the coding sequence ATGAGCTCGACGGCAGCCATCTACCGCACGTCCATTTCCCACGTGCGCCAGACGCCCCTTAAGAATGCGTTCACCTACCGGAGCTACAGCTGGTTTGTGGACGTGGACCGGCTCCCGGTTCTGCCCCGGCTCATGCGGCCGCTGGCTGTCTTCCGGGCCGCCGACCACCTGGGTGATCCCGACGCCACCATCCGCAGCAACGTGGAACGGTTCCTGCGGACCCGGGGGATAGAGCCCGACGGCGGGGCCATCCGGATGCTGACCAGCGCCCGGGTTTTCGGCCACGTCTTCAACCCGCTCACCCTCTTCTGGTGCTACCGGATGTCCGGGGAGCTGCAGTGTGTCATCGCCGAGGTCCACAACACCTACGGCGAACGCCACTGCTACCTGCTGGAAACGGATCCTTCCGGCCGGGCCAGCGTGCCCAAGGCCTTCTACGTTTCTCCGTTCAATGACGTTGACGGGCAGTACCGGATGAAGCTGCCCGCACCGGAGCAGCGGCTGTCCGTCTCCATCGTCCTGGAGCGGGAAGGGCAGCGGCCGTTCGCCGCGACCATGGACGGGGACCGGCGCCCGGCCACCGTCAGGAACATCCTGGCAGCGGCCGTGGCCGTCCCGGCCGCGCCGCTGCTGGTATCCGCGCTGATCCGGGTCCAGGGCATCAAACTCTGGGCGCGACGCCTGCCAGTCATCAAAAAACCACATCACCCCTCACAGGAGGCAGTCCAATGA